AAGAACTGTCGCGTCGGCGAGAACGTTCGGATCCTGAACGAAGCCAAAATCGATCACCAGGGAGAGGATGATGACCTGCAAATTCGCGAGGGAATCAGCATTGTGATCAAGGACGGCCAGATTCCAAACGGGTTCAACTGCTAAGCACGTCGGCAGGAATGATCAGGCAAACCCATGTGAGCCGTTTGGGCGTTAGCCCCGGTTGTACGTGGGGACAGTTGCGTTTGCCATAACAGTCCAAATGCCAACAGACTGCCGCCGACCTGCTTAGTCATTGCAGTGGTTGGTGGCTCGGCGGTTCGCCGCCGAGCTAGTTGGTGCCAGCTGAAGGCAATGGATCCAATGCTCAGCCCTCGCTACGCTCGACCCTCCCAGGGGGAGGGTGATGACAAGCGTCGGGCACCGCAAGACTTCAAAACGGCACGCCCGGCGAAGTTGGGAGGAGTCGGAAAGCGAGCGTTCAGCGCGCTTTCCGGTGGAGCGCCATATGCGCCGCTTCCCATGCCCGGCCCCTTCGGCCTCGCATACGCCTGAACGGCGTCGCTTGACCTTCCCAAAAACTTTGTTTCGGGAGAGCTTCTCAAATCCGGAACCCGTCAAGACGCAGCACCAGAAAACTGAACGACCTCGACTCAGGGAGGAAGCCCCGAGGCGGCTTAAGAGCCGGCGGATTCTTTGGAGACGCCAAGTTGCCGCGTGACGGCTTCAATTGGGATCGGGATCCCCCGCAAGCAGCCTTCCAGAACCAGGTCGGTGCCAACGACGCCTTGGAAACGGGCGACGATCATCCGGCCGCGACGGGCTTTTTCAAGCTTCACCATCACGATCAGGTTGTCACCGGGGGTCACGACCCCGCGAAAACGCACTTCATCCACGCCCCCGAAACCGACCATGGCTGCGCCGAGGAGGTCATGTTTTTGGGTGTAGTAGCTGGACAGTTGAGCGACGGCTTCCAGCATCACAACGCCGGGCATCAGCGGCATGCCAGGCATATGACCACGAACCCAGAACTCATTCTCTGTGATCGCTTTGTAAGCCGCGCAGGCATGCTGATCGAGATCCTCGTAAAGGATTGCGGTCAGTTGTTCCATCTCGTGCCGCTGCGGGTTGAACTCACGAATCGCTTCAATGTCGGCGATCGGTTTGTCAACGTCCAGCAGGGCCGGATCAAGGATGTATTCGCTACGTGCCACGATCAAGTCTTGATTTTTTTCCGCTTTGCCTTGCGTGCCTTCGCATTCGCAGGGCGTTTGCCGTGGTTGGCTTTCTTAGTTTTCCGGTGGGGCTTGGCCACTGTATCGGTCGCTATTTTTAGAGGAGAGACGTGTGAAAATGGCAAGCAAATCGGCGATTGAAACCGTCAGCCAACGGGACCATA
Above is a window of Rhodopirellula islandica DNA encoding:
- a CDS encoding 50S ribosomal protein bL37, translated to MAKPHRKTKKANHGKRPANAKARKAKRKKIKT
- a CDS encoding 3-hydroxyacyl-ACP dehydratase FabZ family protein, which translates into the protein MARSEYILDPALLDVDKPIADIEAIREFNPQRHEMEQLTAILYEDLDQHACAAYKAITENEFWVRGHMPGMPLMPGVVMLEAVAQLSSYYTQKHDLLGAAMVGFGGVDEVRFRGVVTPGDNLIVMVKLEKARRGRMIVARFQGVVGTDLVLEGCLRGIPIPIEAVTRQLGVSKESAGS